One stretch of Chitinophaga pendula DNA includes these proteins:
- a CDS encoding bifunctional helix-turn-helix transcriptional regulator/GNAT family N-acetyltransferase: MEENVITSSGVLAISTRLQRLSDQLRKDGQLIYQHFGVDFEPKWFPVIYTLMHRSPLSVLELANEIGYAHPSTISLLKELEKQKLIRSVADKTDSRKRLVKLTPKAQELVERMKPVWDKIVTALQTITDTNNNLMKAIAETEQELAKKSFFSRATEVDQLPTHQQVSIVDYSDRYREAFKALNLAWISKAFTVEQTDMDVLSDPEQLILQDGGAILLAVYADEVVGTCALKYAGPGVYEMTKMTVDERMRGRNIGLKLGMAIIDKGKQLKAKKIILYSNTQGSAVAVNLYKKLGFITIPLDGGVYARADIKMELEL; this comes from the coding sequence ATGGAAGAAAATGTAATTACGAGTTCGGGGGTATTGGCGATATCGACGCGGTTGCAGCGGTTGAGTGATCAGTTGCGGAAGGACGGTCAGCTGATCTACCAGCATTTCGGGGTAGATTTTGAGCCGAAGTGGTTTCCGGTGATTTATACGTTGATGCACCGGTCGCCGTTGAGTGTATTGGAGTTGGCGAATGAGATTGGTTATGCGCATCCGTCGACGATCAGTTTGCTGAAAGAGCTGGAGAAGCAGAAGCTGATCCGGTCGGTGGCTGACAAGACGGATTCGAGGAAGCGGCTGGTGAAGCTGACGCCGAAGGCGCAGGAATTAGTAGAGCGGATGAAGCCGGTATGGGACAAGATCGTTACTGCTTTACAAACGATTACTGACACTAATAATAATCTTATGAAAGCGATTGCGGAGACAGAGCAGGAGCTGGCGAAGAAGAGTTTTTTCAGCCGGGCTACCGAGGTGGATCAATTGCCCACCCATCAGCAGGTATCTATTGTGGATTATTCGGATCGTTACCGGGAGGCCTTTAAGGCGTTGAACCTGGCGTGGATTTCGAAGGCATTTACGGTCGAGCAGACGGATATGGATGTGTTGAGTGATCCGGAGCAGCTGATATTGCAGGATGGCGGAGCGATCTTGCTGGCGGTGTATGCGGATGAGGTGGTAGGTACCTGTGCGCTGAAATATGCGGGGCCGGGGGTGTATGAGATGACGAAGATGACGGTAGATGAGCGTATGCGTGGGCGTAATATCGGGTTGAAGCTGGGGATGGCGATTATTGACAAGGGTAAGCAGCTGAAAGCTAAAAAGATCATTTTGTATTCCAATACGCAGGGCTCTGCGGTGGCGGTGAACCTGTACAAGAAGTTAGGATTCATTACGATACCGCTGGACGGGGGCGTGTATGCGCGCGCGGATATTAAGATGGAGTTGGAGTTGTGA
- the atpC gene encoding ATP synthase F1 subunit epsilon — protein MLLEVLTPERKIYTGEVYGVQLPGIDGSFEVLDKHAPLIAALGKGKMKVLKDKTHFEFYTIEGGFVEVLRNKATVLVEGAAAEK, from the coding sequence ATGTTACTAGAAGTATTAACACCAGAAAGAAAAATATATACCGGCGAAGTGTACGGCGTACAACTGCCAGGTATTGACGGTTCTTTCGAAGTGCTCGATAAACACGCTCCGTTGATCGCAGCCCTGGGTAAGGGTAAAATGAAAGTGCTGAAGGATAAAACGCATTTTGAATTTTATACCATCGAAGGCGGATTCGTCGAAGTGCTGCGTAACAAAGCTACCGTTCTGGTAGAAGGCGCCGCCGCAGAAAAATAA
- a CDS encoding YqgE/AlgH family protein has protein sequence MVSLAPGILLIADPFLKDPNFARSVILLCEHQDKGSFGFVLNKSFDQRLDELIPEVLIANIPVYLGGPVQMDTIHFVHREPELIQGGFEIIPGIYWGGNFEHVVELINSGQLDMSRIKFFIGYSGWSTGQLEHEFNEKSWILSESKADIIFDEQEQQIWPQSLRNLGANFAIMANFPIDPSLN, from the coding sequence ATGGTTTCTCTCGCTCCTGGAATTTTACTCATTGCCGATCCTTTTCTCAAAGACCCTAATTTTGCCCGTTCTGTGATCCTGTTGTGTGAGCATCAGGACAAGGGTAGTTTTGGTTTTGTATTAAACAAGTCGTTTGATCAGCGGCTGGATGAGCTTATCCCGGAGGTATTGATTGCGAATATTCCTGTGTATCTGGGAGGTCCGGTGCAGATGGATACGATCCATTTTGTGCACCGGGAGCCGGAGTTGATCCAGGGAGGATTTGAGATTATACCGGGGATCTATTGGGGAGGTAATTTTGAGCATGTAGTGGAGCTGATCAATAGTGGTCAGCTGGATATGAGCCGGATCAAGTTTTTCATTGGTTATTCCGGATGGAGTACCGGTCAGCTGGAGCATGAGTTTAATGAGAAGTCGTGGATATTATCGGAGAGTAAGGCGGATATTATCTTTGACGAGCAGGAGCAGCAGATCTGGCCGCAGTCGTTGCGTAATCTGGGGGCGAATTTTGCGATCATGGCTAATTTCCCGATTGATCCATCTTTGAATTAG
- the metG gene encoding methionine--tRNA ligase has translation MAKFNRYLITAALPYANGPVHIGHLAGCYLPADIYVRYLRARKADVKFIGGTDEHGVPITIKAMQENVSPQDIVDKYYKIINESFSDMGISFDIFSRTSRQIHHETAAAFFKKMYDDGRFDVKESEQYYDEVKNVFLADRYIIGTCPKCGNDRAYGDQCERCGSSLSPDELINPRSALSDATPVKRKTKHWYMPLQNYEPWLKEWLLEGHKEWKNNVYGQCKSWIDNGLQSRAMTRDSSWGVKVPLPDAEGKVLYVWFDAPIGYISATKELTPDWADYWCKDDTKLVHFIGKDNIVFHCVIFPAMLKAHGGFVLPENVPANEFLNIEGEKVSTSRNWAVWVHEYVKDFPDQQDVLRYVLCSTAPETKDNDFTWKDFQDRNNNELVAIFGNFVNRTMVLMHKLCGGKVPPFHIDIKDDKDDQLLNALRNGKTKIEEALENFRFRDALSEMMNVAREGNKYLQEKQPWILAKTPESQAENQQQIDNCLHLCLQLTANLAIFCNPFFPFTAQKICHMLKVVDRVLDWENAGSLKLLSVGYSLRPPELLFKKIEDDQVKAQVEKLHAGLKKATEAAAPALATPAAAEPAPPKPEIQYDDFAKLDLRVGTILEATKVEKADKLLKLLVDIGTEKRTVVSGIAMHFKPEEIIGQQVTLVANLAPRKMRGIESQGMILMAEDNGKLIFVNPATAVTPGSGVS, from the coding sequence ATGGCAAAATTTAATAGATATTTAATTACGGCAGCATTACCATACGCCAATGGACCCGTTCATATAGGCCATCTGGCTGGCTGCTACCTGCCTGCGGACATTTACGTGCGGTATTTACGCGCCCGCAAGGCCGATGTGAAATTTATCGGTGGTACCGACGAACATGGCGTTCCCATCACCATCAAAGCCATGCAGGAAAACGTATCCCCCCAGGACATCGTAGACAAGTATTACAAGATCATCAACGAGAGCTTCTCCGATATGGGGATCTCCTTTGATATATTCTCCCGTACCTCCAGGCAGATACACCACGAAACCGCCGCCGCCTTCTTCAAAAAGATGTACGACGATGGCCGCTTCGATGTAAAAGAAAGCGAACAATACTACGACGAAGTGAAAAATGTATTCCTCGCCGATCGCTATATCATCGGTACCTGCCCTAAATGTGGTAACGATCGCGCCTATGGCGACCAGTGCGAACGCTGCGGTAGCTCCCTCAGCCCCGACGAACTGATCAACCCACGCTCCGCTCTCAGCGATGCCACCCCCGTCAAACGCAAAACCAAACATTGGTACATGCCCCTCCAGAACTATGAGCCCTGGCTCAAAGAATGGCTGCTGGAAGGCCATAAAGAATGGAAAAATAACGTGTACGGTCAGTGTAAAAGCTGGATCGACAACGGCCTCCAAAGCCGCGCCATGACCCGCGACAGCTCATGGGGTGTTAAAGTTCCACTCCCCGACGCCGAGGGTAAAGTACTCTACGTATGGTTCGATGCCCCCATCGGATATATCTCCGCTACCAAAGAACTGACACCCGACTGGGCCGACTACTGGTGTAAAGATGATACCAAACTCGTACACTTCATCGGTAAAGACAATATCGTATTCCACTGTGTGATATTCCCAGCCATGCTAAAGGCCCATGGCGGATTCGTACTGCCGGAAAACGTACCCGCCAACGAATTCCTCAATATCGAAGGCGAAAAAGTATCCACCTCCCGCAATTGGGCCGTATGGGTACACGAATACGTAAAAGACTTCCCCGATCAACAGGATGTCCTTCGGTACGTACTCTGTAGCACCGCCCCCGAAACAAAAGACAACGACTTCACCTGGAAAGATTTCCAGGATCGTAATAACAACGAACTGGTAGCCATATTCGGCAACTTCGTCAACCGTACCATGGTGCTCATGCACAAACTCTGCGGGGGCAAAGTACCGCCCTTCCACATCGATATCAAAGATGACAAGGACGACCAACTGCTCAATGCCCTCCGGAACGGTAAAACGAAAATCGAAGAAGCCCTCGAAAACTTCCGCTTCCGCGACGCCCTCTCAGAAATGATGAACGTCGCCCGCGAAGGCAACAAATATCTCCAGGAAAAACAACCGTGGATACTGGCCAAAACACCAGAGTCCCAGGCCGAAAATCAACAGCAGATAGATAACTGCCTGCATCTCTGCCTGCAACTTACCGCCAACCTGGCCATCTTCTGCAACCCGTTCTTCCCCTTCACCGCACAGAAGATCTGCCACATGCTCAAAGTGGTAGACCGCGTACTGGATTGGGAAAATGCCGGCAGCCTCAAACTCCTTAGCGTAGGATACTCCCTCCGCCCACCTGAACTCCTCTTCAAAAAGATCGAAGACGACCAGGTAAAAGCACAGGTGGAAAAACTGCATGCCGGCCTCAAAAAAGCAACAGAAGCAGCCGCTCCGGCGCTAGCAACACCCGCAGCAGCAGAACCAGCACCGCCCAAACCGGAAATACAATACGACGACTTCGCCAAACTCGACCTCCGCGTAGGTACCATCCTCGAAGCAACCAAAGTGGAAAAAGCAGATAAACTGCTTAAACTACTGGTCGACATCGGCACCGAAAAACGAACCGTCGTATCCGGTATCGCCATGCACTTCAAACCGGAAGAGATCATCGGCCAACAGGTAACACTCGTCGCCAACCTCGCCCCGCGCAAAATGAGAGGCATCGAAAGCCAAGGCATGATCCTCATGGCAGAAGACAATGGTAAACTCATATTTGTTAACCCCGCCACCGCAGTAACACCGGGGAGCGGCGTAAGCTGA
- a CDS encoding S66 peptidase family protein, which yields MKIPPYLKKGDLIGVTCSSSKMELQAAEYAAEVLSSWGFQVHLGITVGTSFHNFSAPDELRLEELQDMLDDPSIKAIVFGRGGYGLVCLLDKLDFTKFRKHPKWLCGYSDVTTLHAHIQQRYGIPTLHSVMCSGIKPETAENKYVDSLRLALKGNAYKYSFAPHELNRTGEASGILTGGNLCLLANLSGTRSQVDTKGKILLLEDIGEYRYNVDRMMYNLKRAGWLDKLAGLVVGTFTDGQETVTPFGQTEYEIIHNIVKDYKYPVCYGFPSGHQVENYTLMLGARHHLKVGERTGVLQLHKS from the coding sequence ATGAAAATTCCACCATACCTCAAAAAAGGGGATCTGATAGGCGTGACGTGTTCCAGCAGTAAAATGGAGTTGCAGGCAGCGGAGTATGCTGCTGAGGTGTTGAGTTCCTGGGGGTTCCAGGTGCATCTGGGGATTACGGTAGGGACAAGCTTTCACAATTTTTCCGCGCCGGATGAGTTGCGGCTGGAGGAGTTGCAGGACATGCTGGATGATCCGAGTATCAAAGCGATCGTATTTGGTCGTGGCGGGTATGGTCTGGTTTGCCTGCTGGACAAGCTGGACTTTACGAAGTTCCGGAAGCATCCTAAATGGCTTTGTGGCTACAGTGATGTGACTACTTTACACGCTCATATTCAGCAGCGGTATGGCATTCCTACTTTACACTCGGTGATGTGTAGTGGTATTAAGCCGGAGACTGCGGAGAACAAATATGTGGACAGTCTGCGGCTGGCCTTGAAAGGGAATGCATATAAATACAGTTTTGCGCCACATGAGCTGAACCGGACGGGTGAAGCCAGCGGTATCCTTACCGGAGGCAATTTGTGTTTGTTGGCGAACCTGTCTGGTACGCGTTCGCAGGTGGATACTAAGGGTAAGATATTATTACTGGAGGATATCGGTGAGTACCGGTACAATGTGGACCGGATGATGTATAATCTGAAGCGGGCCGGATGGCTGGATAAGCTGGCGGGGTTGGTGGTAGGAACATTTACGGATGGCCAGGAGACGGTGACACCTTTTGGTCAGACGGAGTATGAGATCATTCATAATATTGTAAAGGACTATAAATATCCTGTGTGTTACGGATTCCCTTCCGGTCACCAGGTAGAGAATTATACGCTGATGCTTGGCGCCCGCCATCATCTGAAGGTAGGTGAGCGTACCGGTGTGTTACAGCTGCACAAATCGTAG
- a CDS encoding alpha/beta hydrolase produces MRRFRVLLYWMIAFYILVGIGIYAFQETLIFHPEGLPANYTFRFKEPFEEIRIPVNKKEQLSAVLFKAAQPKGILLYFHGNARNINWYADRTTDFTKAGYDVLMMDYRTFGKSTGTLTEEGIYTDALLMYDIARKRFEPGKIILYGRSLGTGVAAQLAAVRDCRSLVLEAPYYSVDDVAGHFAPFYPYSLLLQYRFPTYQYLPKVTAPVTIFHGTDDHTVPYSSGKQLEQFFKKGDTFVTIQHGHHNDLATTPQYQQRIKEILQ; encoded by the coding sequence ATGCGCAGATTCCGTGTACTGTTATATTGGATGATCGCCTTTTATATACTGGTAGGAATAGGTATCTATGCCTTCCAGGAAACATTGATCTTCCACCCGGAAGGCCTGCCGGCCAACTATACCTTCCGGTTCAAAGAGCCGTTCGAAGAAATTCGCATCCCGGTCAATAAAAAAGAACAACTCAGCGCCGTCCTCTTCAAAGCCGCACAGCCCAAAGGAATATTACTCTACTTCCATGGCAATGCCCGCAATATCAACTGGTACGCCGATCGTACCACCGACTTCACCAAAGCCGGATACGATGTGCTCATGATGGACTACCGCACCTTCGGCAAAAGCACCGGTACCCTCACAGAAGAGGGAATATATACCGATGCCCTGCTCATGTATGATATCGCTCGCAAACGCTTCGAACCGGGTAAGATCATCCTCTACGGCCGCTCCCTCGGCACCGGCGTCGCCGCCCAGCTGGCCGCCGTCAGAGATTGTAGATCCCTCGTACTCGAAGCTCCCTACTATAGCGTAGATGACGTAGCCGGACACTTCGCTCCCTTCTACCCATATAGCCTCCTGCTGCAATACCGGTTCCCCACCTACCAATACCTGCCCAAGGTAACGGCGCCCGTCACCATTTTCCATGGCACAGACGATCACACCGTTCCCTACTCCTCAGGAAAACAATTGGAACAATTCTTTAAAAAGGGAGATACATTCGTTACCATTCAGCATGGCCATCATAACGACCTGGCAACAACGCCGCAGTATCAGCAGCGCATAAAGGAAATACTACAGTAA
- a CDS encoding sensor histidine kinase: MIPLKKIFPVIVVLITLSLLGIIYIQVSWIRSTAILRKEQMDQHITEATDLVREAMVNRQGTALRLKMDRVEHTEKGLTFDRYEFKPAYIPPVSSRWEISEVRRLIADKLRERKLDTTFGFAVFGKIAFGSEIRMQSANFANIVEQARYDSAGYVAQYIPLISSYESLNEQSETLVIVLSNSNRNLLASLSWMIIGGILFTVIIITAFALTIRTMLNQKKLSEIKSDFINNMTHELKTPLATISLAIDAIGNEKVMDNRDKIRYFSGIIKEENKRMNKQVESILQSALLEKNEITLNLQVIDAHQVIQNTVDNLQLQLAAKGGKAELRLDAINPIIKADDVHFSNLIFNLLDNAIKYSRENLEVVIGTYNTRKHLVITVTDNGIGMTRDTISRIFEKFYRAHTGNVHNVKGFGLGLAYVKAIVDAHKGKIKVDSTVGKGSKFTLEFPQE; the protein is encoded by the coding sequence ATGATACCGCTAAAGAAAATATTTCCTGTCATCGTTGTTTTGATCACATTGTCCTTGCTGGGCATTATCTACATCCAGGTCAGCTGGATACGTAGTACCGCCATCCTCCGCAAGGAACAGATGGACCAGCATATCACAGAAGCCACCGACCTCGTTCGCGAAGCCATGGTCAACCGCCAGGGTACCGCCCTACGCCTCAAAATGGATCGTGTGGAACATACCGAAAAAGGACTCACATTTGATAGATACGAATTCAAACCTGCATACATCCCACCCGTTAGCAGCCGCTGGGAAATATCCGAAGTACGCCGCCTCATCGCCGATAAATTACGCGAACGCAAACTCGACACCACCTTCGGATTTGCCGTCTTCGGCAAAATCGCCTTCGGTAGCGAAATACGCATGCAATCCGCCAACTTCGCCAATATCGTCGAACAGGCCCGCTACGACAGCGCCGGATATGTCGCACAATATATCCCGCTCATCTCCAGCTACGAAAGCTTGAACGAACAATCCGAAACACTCGTTATCGTATTGTCCAACAGCAACAGAAACCTGCTCGCATCCCTCAGCTGGATGATCATCGGCGGCATCCTCTTTACCGTCATTATCATCACCGCATTCGCCCTCACCATCCGGACCATGCTCAATCAGAAAAAACTGTCTGAGATCAAATCCGACTTTATCAATAACATGACCCACGAACTGAAAACACCGCTAGCCACCATATCACTGGCCATCGATGCCATCGGCAACGAAAAAGTCATGGACAACCGCGATAAAATCCGATACTTCTCCGGTATCATCAAAGAAGAAAATAAACGCATGAACAAACAGGTGGAAAGCATCCTGCAATCCGCCCTCCTGGAAAAAAATGAGATCACCCTCAACCTCCAGGTCATCGACGCTCACCAGGTAATCCAAAATACCGTAGATAACCTCCAGCTACAGCTGGCAGCCAAAGGTGGAAAAGCAGAACTACGGCTCGATGCTATCAACCCGATCATCAAAGCCGACGACGTACACTTCTCCAACCTGATATTCAACTTGCTCGACAATGCCATCAAATACTCCCGGGAAAACCTGGAAGTCGTTATCGGCACCTATAATACACGCAAACACCTCGTTATCACCGTCACCGACAACGGCATCGGCATGACGCGCGATACCATTTCACGTATCTTTGAAAAATTCTATCGCGCTCACACCGGCAATGTACACAACGTAAAAGGTTTCGGCCTCGGCCTCGCATACGTAAAAGCCATCGTGGACGCTCACAAAGGGAAAATAAAAGTAGATAGCACCGTAGGAAAAGGTAGTAAATTCACACTCGAATTCCCACAGGAATAG
- a CDS encoding 3-hydroxyacyl-CoA dehydrogenase/enoyl-CoA hydratase family protein, whose translation MKRHINKVAVLGSGVMGSRIACHFAGIGVQVLLLDIQPKELTPAEQAKGATLDNPAVKNRIVNDALQATLKANPSPVFSKEAIRQIHTGNFTDDMHRIAGCDWIIEVVVENLEIKSKVFEQVEQHRRPGTLITSNTSGIPIHLMTDGRSEDFKKHFCGTHFFNPPRYLRLLEIIPTTYTDPEIVNFLMEYGDLFLGKTTVLCKDTPAFIANRIGVFSIMAIFHIMEEMALAIDEIDLLTGPIIGRPKSATFRTADVVGIDTLVRVAKGVSENSPEDEARDIFNIPAFLQQVVTNNWLGDKTGQGFYKKVKGNTGKEILTLNLQTMEYGPKQKARFESISAAKAIEDLKERIRLLSAATDKAGEFYRLFHAYLFSYISFRIPATADDIYKVDDAMKAGFGWEIGPFETWDLIGIDTGIRAADESGRGVAPWVKTMLEKGHNTFYKIENGSKQYYDPATATYKTIPGTASFIILENRAANTVWQNNACRLYDLGDGTACIDWKTKMNTIGAAVLEGVNKAIDIAERDFRGLVIGNDGANFSAGADVNMMFSLASGQQYEDLDKAIRWFQQTTMRIRYSDIPVVLAAHGLTIGGGCEMSLHADKVQAAAETYIGLVEMGIGIIPGGGGSKELTLRASDEFKEGRIEEEPLKDYFMTIATAKVSTSAHEGFGMNILRKGRDEITMNQHRLIAEAKNSAIALANEGYTRPLERKDIKVLGRSALGALLAGINGMLTGRYISEHDAKVAGKLAYVMCGGDLSEPSRVSEQYLLDLEREAVLSLCTEPKSLERMQSVLTNGKPIRN comes from the coding sequence ATGAAGAGACATATCAACAAAGTGGCCGTATTGGGTTCCGGAGTAATGGGCTCCCGCATCGCCTGCCATTTCGCAGGCATCGGTGTACAAGTCCTCCTCCTCGATATCCAGCCAAAAGAATTAACCCCGGCAGAACAGGCTAAAGGTGCCACACTAGACAACCCCGCCGTAAAGAACCGCATCGTCAACGACGCCCTGCAAGCGACCTTGAAAGCCAACCCTTCCCCCGTATTCAGCAAAGAGGCCATCAGGCAGATACATACCGGCAACTTCACAGACGATATGCACCGCATCGCCGGATGCGACTGGATCATAGAAGTGGTAGTGGAAAACCTCGAGATCAAAAGCAAAGTGTTCGAACAGGTAGAACAACATCGCCGCCCGGGTACCCTCATCACTTCCAATACCTCCGGTATCCCCATCCACCTGATGACCGACGGCCGCAGCGAAGACTTTAAAAAACATTTCTGCGGCACCCATTTCTTCAATCCACCCAGATATCTCCGCCTGCTGGAAATCATTCCCACAACATATACCGACCCGGAAATAGTCAACTTCCTCATGGAATACGGCGACCTGTTCCTAGGCAAAACCACAGTTCTCTGTAAAGATACACCAGCCTTCATCGCCAATAGGATCGGCGTATTTTCTATCATGGCCATCTTCCACATCATGGAAGAAATGGCACTGGCTATCGATGAGATCGACCTGCTCACAGGACCCATCATCGGCAGACCCAAATCAGCCACCTTCCGCACCGCCGACGTAGTAGGCATCGATACCCTCGTAAGAGTGGCCAAAGGCGTCTCGGAAAATAGTCCCGAAGACGAAGCCAGAGATATCTTTAACATCCCTGCCTTCCTGCAACAGGTAGTAACCAACAACTGGCTGGGCGACAAAACAGGACAGGGATTTTATAAAAAGGTCAAAGGAAATACCGGTAAAGAGATACTAACACTCAACCTGCAGACCATGGAATACGGGCCTAAACAAAAGGCCCGCTTCGAATCCATCAGCGCTGCCAAAGCCATCGAAGATCTTAAAGAACGCATCCGCCTGCTGTCCGCAGCCACAGATAAAGCCGGTGAGTTCTACCGCTTATTCCACGCTTACCTGTTTTCGTATATATCTTTCCGTATCCCTGCTACCGCAGATGATATCTACAAGGTGGATGATGCCATGAAAGCAGGTTTCGGATGGGAAATAGGCCCTTTCGAAACTTGGGATCTCATCGGGATAGATACCGGTATCCGGGCCGCCGACGAATCGGGTAGGGGAGTAGCCCCCTGGGTCAAAACCATGCTGGAAAAAGGACATAATACCTTCTACAAGATCGAAAATGGGAGCAAACAATACTACGATCCGGCCACGGCCACTTATAAAACAATACCGGGCACAGCGTCTTTCATCATACTCGAAAACCGCGCAGCAAATACCGTATGGCAAAATAACGCCTGCCGCCTATACGACCTGGGCGATGGCACCGCCTGCATAGACTGGAAAACAAAGATGAACACCATCGGCGCAGCCGTACTTGAAGGGGTCAACAAAGCCATAGATATAGCAGAACGCGATTTCCGTGGCCTCGTTATCGGCAATGATGGCGCCAACTTCAGCGCCGGCGCCGACGTAAACATGATGTTCTCACTGGCCTCCGGCCAGCAATACGAAGACCTGGACAAAGCCATCCGCTGGTTCCAGCAAACCACCATGCGCATCCGCTATTCCGACATCCCCGTCGTACTCGCCGCCCATGGCCTCACCATCGGTGGTGGCTGCGAAATGAGCTTGCATGCCGATAAAGTCCAGGCAGCCGCAGAAACTTACATCGGGCTGGTAGAAATGGGTATCGGCATCATCCCCGGTGGTGGCGGTAGCAAAGAACTGACACTGCGCGCCAGCGACGAATTTAAAGAGGGCCGCATCGAAGAAGAACCGCTTAAAGACTACTTCATGACCATCGCCACCGCCAAAGTCAGCACCTCCGCACACGAAGGGTTCGGCATGAACATACTGCGCAAAGGCCGCGATGAGATCACCATGAACCAACATCGCCTCATCGCCGAAGCCAAAAACAGCGCCATCGCACTGGCCAACGAGGGATATACCCGCCCGCTGGAAAGAAAAGATATCAAAGTATTAGGCCGTAGCGCCCTGGGCGCCCTGCTGGCAGGGATCAACGGCATGCTCACCGGCAGGTATATCTCCGAACATGATGCTAAAGTAGCAGGCAAACTCGCCTATGTCATGTGCGGCGGCGACCTCAGCGAACCATCCCGCGTCAGCGAACAGTACCTCCTCGATCTCGAAAGAGAAGCCGTACTCAGCTTATGCACCGAACCTAAATCCCTGGAACGGATGCAAAGCGTGCTGACCAATGGCAAACCCATACGCAACTAA
- a CDS encoding HesA/MoeB/ThiF family protein: MALSERELDQFKYPIAVPGIGVDMQEKIRNSRILVIGAGGLGAPILQYLGAMGVGVVVIADYAVITAQDMHRQQIYQMQDRGKHKAKMAASRLWATNPFTKYFDIVRQVKPENVEKLLQGIDFVIDCSQHGPTHLMVNDACIVNNKPFIIGEVHNWVAWYAGFNIAPASGEAPASYRCSIALADEYRNFDAGALGSTHATTALMIVNEVLKYLIDVPGGLANKFHSRDFLHNRFEEHNLVADPAVITATKAQGVLSADEYQLDIVPDPED; this comes from the coding sequence ATGGCTTTATCAGAAAGAGAACTGGATCAATTCAAATATCCTATAGCCGTTCCCGGTATAGGAGTGGATATGCAGGAGAAAATAAGGAATTCACGTATACTCGTAATAGGCGCAGGTGGCCTCGGTGCCCCCATCCTCCAATACTTGGGCGCCATGGGCGTAGGGGTAGTCGTAATAGCCGATTACGCCGTCATCACCGCACAAGACATGCATCGCCAACAAATATACCAGATGCAGGACCGGGGAAAACATAAAGCCAAAATGGCCGCCAGCAGACTGTGGGCCACCAATCCATTCACCAAATATTTTGATATCGTCCGCCAGGTAAAACCCGAAAATGTGGAAAAACTGCTGCAAGGCATCGACTTCGTCATCGACTGCTCCCAGCACGGCCCCACTCACCTCATGGTCAACGATGCCTGCATCGTCAACAACAAACCTTTTATCATCGGGGAAGTACACAACTGGGTCGCCTGGTACGCCGGCTTTAACATAGCTCCCGCATCCGGCGAAGCTCCTGCTTCTTATCGCTGCAGCATCGCCCTCGCCGACGAATACCGCAACTTCGACGCCGGCGCCCTCGGCTCCACACATGCTACCACCGCCCTCATGATCGTCAATGAAGTACTCAAATACCTCATCGATGTACCAGGTGGTCTTGCCAACAAGTTCCATAGCCGCGACTTCCTGCACAATCGTTTTGAAGAACATAACCTGGTCGCAGATCCAGCCGTCATCACCGCCACAAAAGCGCAGGGCGTATTGTCCGCCGATGAATACCAGCTGGATATCGTACCCGATCCGGAAGACTAA